TGTTAAATCCATAGGTGACGCTCTCTTTTTCCCTGCACTTCTATTACCATGCAAACGAGCATCTCGGGCAAGATTTTGATTATAATTAGAATTACTGCATGAACATCACATCCTGTATGTTTCGAGTGGACAAATTGCCAGTTATGAAGTGAAGCTTTCTTGATTTTCAGTCACCCCTGAAAATATGGTACGCCCGAGGGGATTCGAACCCTTATCTCTAGCTCCGGAGTCCGCTCTCGCTGTATTTTTAAGGTTGTATGCAATGGCGTGAAACACATGTTAAATGATGAATACTATGATTTTACATAAATAATAAGCCGCTGGCAATCAAGAGCAATGTTATGCGTCTACCTGAATCTATTTCCCCTAATTGTACCCTTTTCCGAACCCTTAAAGTAGCTTTTTTGCTGGGACTTTCATCTACTTTTGGCACTCATAACGGTAAAGGCTTCGGAACGTTTCAGCGCCTTGTCAAAGGTCAATGTTGTATCGGCTCCCGCCTGTCGATAATTTCTGCCAATGTAATAATCAGAAAAATCTGCTTTGCCATTGTTGTAATCATGCCAAGCATCCCATAGACTTTTTTTATCAATGAAATCAAACTGGGATGTCCGGAGAATTACTTCCAGTGCTTCAGCAACTTCCAGGCGTGTGCAGTCATAAGCGGTTTCCAGCACCCACACCAATTCACACAGCACCACCGGTGAAATAATGAAACACTCTCCGCGCTGGCTGGCTGCATCAATATATTGATCAACTAATGCGCATTGATCGGGGTCATCCTGAACAAGAAAGCGCACTAAAACATTGGTGTCCAGCCCAATCATTTATTGCCACTACCACGATATTTGATGGCTTGTTTCATGGCATCCAGAGAAACAGGTTTGCGATCTGGTTTGTGGAGAATGCCTTTTAATTTGGAAATATCCTGTGTTGCCGGTTTCAGCAGTACAGAACCGTTTTCCTGAATGACAAAATCGACTTTGTCCCCGGAATGAAGTCCGAGAACATCTCGCACATCGCTCGGTATAACGGTTCGTCCTTTGCTGCTTATGGTGGATGTCGTCATATTTCCCTCGCCAACTTTTTAATCAGATCTTTTTTATCGTTCTAAAGTATTACGCTATCCCAGAAATTAACAACAAAAAAAGCCGCCTCAAATAAATGAGAAGGCTCTGTTGGTGCGGTTGAAAACGCTTATTCAGCAGCGTTTTCAGCAACCACAGGTGCTGCACTATGGGCGGCGCGTTTTATTTTAGAGAACCGCTGTGCCAGTTTGTCGTGGATTGCCCGGGCACTCTTCACGTTCAACCGTTTGGCGTTCTTCGCGTTGCGGTAGAATGCCAATGCCGATGTGTAGGCTTCACTTCCGGCGGCCAGCATGGTGTCGTTCATGTTGGATGCCAGCGGATTGATGATCTGCGTCAATTTGGTGAGCTGGGTGAACAGCTCTAAATTCAGAAATCCAAACCTCAATGACTATCAATAAAGAACTGTGATATTTGTAATATACTTAGCCCCAATCTATTTATGCGATCAGAATTCAGCTTGTTTCTGAATTATGTGAGGAAAATAAAAATGACACATCAAGCATGAAAATCTGTGTAATCTGCTAAATCTGTGGACAAAAAAACAGCAAAGTCATATCGTTTTATCATCCACAGATTAAACAGATTACACAGATTGTATTTACAAGGCATCCTTGTCACATCTTTTGGTAATGAAAGTCATTTGGTGACAATTTAT
The Spartobacteria bacterium DNA segment above includes these coding regions:
- a CDS encoding PIN domain-containing protein, translating into MIGLDTNVLVRFLVQDDPDQCALVDQYIDAASQRGECFIISPVVLCELVWVLETAYDCTRLEVAEALEVILRTSQFDFIDKKSLWDAWHDYNNGKADFSDYYIGRNYRQAGADTTLTFDKALKRSEAFTVMSAKSR
- a CDS encoding AbrB/MazE/SpoVT family DNA-binding domain-containing protein, with the protein product MTTSTISSKGRTVIPSDVRDVLGLHSGDKVDFVIQENGSVLLKPATQDISKLKGILHKPDRKPVSLDAMKQAIKYRGSGNK